The genomic interval GGCTGTCGGGTTTTCTGTGTGAAGTGAAAGACAAACGAAAGCCGCGCAGGACGTTGAAACCCATGTGACATTCATGGCAGCCCCGGGATGGAGACggcaatggcgatggtgatggtgatggagaTGAAGTCGTTTCCCATCCAGCAGATacattttctataaattaaGGCATTTCTGACACAAATGCTGGCAGCTTCAGGGAAAACAATTCCATTTGCCGAGGAGGCGGATTCGCGGATCTGCTGGCTGAAATTGCAACATGCTTCAAGTTCGGCTCGTCCGTGAGCCAAAGTGCATGCACTTAAAAGAAAGTGGTACCAAGAAGTGACCACTTTCTGTAAAATATACATCACATTTTATGATTTTGAAAATCCTTTGATATAATAGAGAATATACATTTTgcttataaaatttatatattcccTAAATacttgttatattttttttttcagtgctcttttatacaaatatacacacataAGTATGTTTATcttcaatttgtttatgcattCGCTGGGAACAagagcaaaaaataaatgggtAGCAGCAGAAAACAGATAACGACAAGGCACAGAGCGGGGATAACCACTCGGATCTGGGATGGGATCTCTGACTGGGGGGCAGGGATTAGTTTTGATGGCTGGGCAGCAAAAACACAGGAAAATGGCCTGCTTGAAATTAGGGATAAGACCAGGCTTAAATCCTGAGAGTGTCCCACATCAAAAGGGAGATGGCtcgcaaaaaacaaaaaaaagaaatgttcAATCTCGGCCGGCGTGTTCATGAAAATATCAAATCCAAAACTGAGGCTGAGCCTCATCTGCCACTGAAAGCCAATTTTTCAGTTAATGGCCGGGATTACCCGGTCGGAATGTTATTTGCTAAGACTGAGCCACTGCCGAAGGGATTAAAATTGCTATAATTAATTTGGCAGCTCTGTCTCCCGCGTTATTAATCGACTAGTAATGCCATAAAATCTGTGTTCAAGGCGACGCAAGTCGTTTGATGTTGCCAATCGAGAAACCCCACGAAAGTACCTTCCTTTGCAGTTCTTCTCCTAGTTTGGATGGCTAAAATCCCTCAATTGCCAGCGGCAATTCGCAAACAATCTGCAAACGTCCAAGTTGCGGGTCGTCACCATAACTCGCGGCACTCGGAATCACATTGGCAATGGCCATTGCTGGCGGAGAAGCCATTCCGCAGCTTAATGCTTCCGCTCGAGGATGGCGAAAGGGATGCCGGAAGTGTTTGGTGGTCCTAAATGCGTTTTGGCCCGAACTCCTCGTGCAGTTCTTTCTCCATTCGCCTCCCTGGACACTAGATGTCTCCGTTGACTCTGGCTGGAAAATGATGTTTATTCTGCTTTCTAACTTTGTGCTCCtctcttttccttttccctgGCGCACAGTCACACGCATGAAGCGACCTTTGCAAATAAAGCAATCCCCAGTTGCACAGGGAAAAACCAGGAATGTTTATTGACAAGAAGTttgaaagcgaaaaaaaactttaaactttttaaatatcaCATAGTTTATGTAGCCTTAAATGATCCCAGTTCATACCACTATCTAAAGTAGCTCAAGTCTAGTCTAATAGTttaatacatttcatttaaattcaaatgctTTTTCTTTGCGTGTAGCTCTGTGCCATTTTCTCCTTGAATACGAGTCATCGCCAATGACGACACCTTAAGAGCATAGACAAATATAGAGCGAGGCTAGGTGCCTTGCCGGCTGAGAATTATTATATTCGTTGACACACGTAAACAAGAGAGTTCCAGCTAACGCATTTCCCAAAGGATATTCCCAAGGATAATCACTGAGCATTGCAAATACGCTAGCAGGTGTATTGCAACTATAGACGGTAAGTTTATTTGATGAAGTTAACTTTGTGCCGAACTGTGATTAGAGAAAGTTTCGAAGATGctttggcaaatatttcgcTGGCTCTGGAAAAGTTCGGCtgggaaaacaaaatatatgagTAGAACTTCAATATTTATTGACTCTTCATGTTTTAGTTGCCGGTTCAATAAAGTGGTTAAATcagttttaactttttttggGCATGGGCATTCATTCTCTCTCTGATgaatttgaaaagtttttcagCTACTTCAGTTGCTGTTTAGGTACTCCTGGtagtatataaaatattcagTTCATTACTTGATTTATCTATAAGCTCATCTAAGCAAGCGCAgacaacgtggcgtatacttaatattacGTATCCGCCCACTTTTAACAATTGCAAACATCTCAAACAGATTAGAATCTCGTTGAAAATGGTTGTAAAAGCTTTtcggcttttatttattatagttaATCAAGGGGTCTACTTAATTAGCCTTTTCTCCAAAATTTTCCCAGAACCGGGCCAGCATGGTAATGCCCATTTAAGGGCTTATACTTAGCATTTCCTGCAGCTCAGAATTCCCAGACATCGTGatgcaaatttaatgtaaatattttaaactaattttcaGTGATTATGCAAAACCACAAATAAATCTGCAGCAATGGAATAACCGAGTATGCCCACCGTAAATGCTGGATTTTGGCTgctggatggtggatggtggatgcCACAAGGAGTAGTAGCAACAATGGATGGCTGGATGCTTGGAAGGCTGGAGGTAAAGTAACCGCAACGGGGGCAAGCTTAGTGCGTGCCCCAAAGCGAGGATTGGACGAAAGTTTCGTGGGTGGGTTGCATGGAGTAGATGGTAGTGATGGGTTTGAGGTAGGTGGTTTTCAGGGGGTCAAAGTTGGTTTTGTGCTGCTCTGCTCGGTGCTgtggcaaaaactttggcCCGAAATCTGTTTGGTTTTCGATCATACTCGCCCACCAGCccgccgccgcctcctttACTCCGGATGTGAGCGGCAAGTTGGCtgcaacaaaataatttcgcTGGCTCGTTTGTCAAACTAATGGCAGGAATTTGAGCAATTTAAGCAACAAAGGTTAAACAATGAATTTCCTGTGCTCCAATATTGAATTTTACTGGGCCCCGAGTGACCCTCGATGTTCGTGTAAAGTCATTGCCCTCGCAACTATACACTTTAGCTCTAAATGGGTGTGAAATCGAAAAGAAAGAGACTAATTACACAAGTTAAAAGTTTGGATGAATTACCCAGATTTAAAGATTTTAGAAATactataaattatttgtttgtatttttaccaacatttcaaattttaagCATGCTTGAATTAAGCAATGTAGTCACTAGAAAATTGTTTCCAGTGCATTGTGGCACAACCTACGCTCTATTCAGTTGACTAAGCTGTAGCTGCTGGCATCGACATCTGGTGCCGGACTCACACGCTCCATTAGCGCCACCAAAATTCGATGGCATCTTGGAGGCACTGGCGATGGCTGGCGATGGCCACAAGGACCTCCAGATGACGCCTCTGGTCTTTTGTCGCTGCTTTAATGAAATAATTGAAGTAAATGCCTTTCGCCCGGACGACTTCGTCCATCCAGCTCATCCGTCGAAGGCGTTTGCATAATGAGCATAATCCCCATTCAGACTCCCTGCATCCTGTCGTTTCATTTGGTGCCCGGAACATCCGTGGTCCGTGTTCATCAAACCATTCATGTGGCCCATTGAGCTGCGTCCGCCGCCGGCGGTTTGTCAAAGTAATTGGGCTATTTACGTGGCCCATTGGACCGGGCTTTTAAGTTTCGCGGATATTTATGTCAGTCCGCAATTATGACAGGTCGCATTAGCTCGTAATTACCCAATGATTGTAGTACTGCCACCCGAACTACTTAGTCCACTCATCAGTCATGATTTTGCTCATATATGTAAATTGGAGACATGACCATGATAATACGATAATGATGATTGGAAATTCATTGAAATTCAATGGAAATTCAagaaaaattcaataaaataacacCTAAAAACCATATGTTACTTGTAAAACCAAGGTTCACTCTAAGAAATgttcatacatttttaatagcAACGTATTATTACATTCATTCTCTGTTTATGACAGTTAATGAATGCTACTAATAGCGTAAGCTGCCACTAAGTTAATGAATAGAGCCCCCAAATTGATTCATTTCAGTTACTGCCTCAAAACACACCACACCGATATGAAGATCTTCCAGGACATTTGGCCTATATCCTGGCCCTCGCAGATCTTAGCTATACTGCCATTCTATAGTCGAGACGTGGAGGATAGCTTTCGCTTGGGAGGATTGGGTCGCTGGTATGGACGTCTGGTGGCCCTGATTATGCTGCTCAGCTCATTGACACTCGGCAAGGATGTGCTCTTCGCCTCCAAGGAGTACAGATTGGTGGCCAGTGCCCAGGGTGACACCGAGGAGATCAACAGGACCATCGAGACGCTTCTGTGCATCATCAGCTATACAATGGTGGTACTATCGAGTGTGCAGAATGCATCTAGACACTTTCACGCTCTGCGCGATATTGCCAAAATCGATGAGTTCCTGCTGGCTTATGGCTTCCGGGAGAACTACAGTTGTCGCCATTTGGCCATCCTGGTCACCTCTGGAGCAGCAGGTGTCCTTGCTGTGGCCTTTTACTATATTCACTATCGAAGTGGCATTGGCCTCAAAAGGCAGATCATCCTGCTCGTGATCTACTTCCTCCAGCTGCTATACTCCACTCTATTGGCCTTGTATCTGAGGACACTGATGATGAACTTGACAAAAAGAATTGTATTTCTTAACCAGAAACTGGACACATTCAATCTTCACATGGACAACTGGCGTGAGTTGAGTAACCTGATAGAGGTGCTCTGCAAATTTCGCTACATCACCGAGAATATTAATTGCGTGGCCGGAGTTTCGTTGCTATTCTACTTCGGTTTCTCCTTCTATACGGTCACAAATCAGAGTTACTTGGCCTTTGCCACATTGACCGCCGGCTCGTTGAGATCCAAAGAAGAAGTGGCTGATACCATTGGACTGTCATGTATCTGGGTTTTGGCCGAAACCATCACAATGACTGCGATTTGCAGCGCATGTGACTGCCTGGCATCGGAGGTGAATGGCACGGCACAGATCCTGGCGAGGATTTACGGAAAGAGCAGGCAGTTCCAGAACCTCATCGACAAGTTTCTAACGAAGAGCATCAAACAGGATCTTCAGTTCACCGCCTACGGATTCTTCTCCATCGACAACTCCACTCTCTTCAAGATCTTCTCGGCTGTTACGACCTATCTGGTGATTCTCATCCAGTTTAAGCAGCTGGAGGACTCCAAGGTGGAGGACATTAGCCCGGCTTAAGAGCTAGTTTTAATGTAGCATTGCATTCTTTTAAACtaatataaatgtatctgAATATGTTTTAggcttaatttattttaataaaaaaacacctAATTGAGAACCCACAAAGGAGTGAGAAAATTGGGTTTCTGTGTTATGGATACCAATACCCCAATGTCAAGTGCCTGAATACCCACACCGTAAATTGTGTGGGGATGACTCGTGATGGAAATCAATTTCAAGCTGACAGCTGCAATATTTCCAATCCTCCTGCTGCCGGTGGGGAACGGCAAACATTGCAATGCGTAGAGCTCATCAAATCGTGGGAACGCGGTGGTTGCCAAGGGGCATGCGGCATGCGGCATGCCACGTGCAACTTAAACGCATCATTAAACTTTTGTCACTTCTCAGAATGTGGCAACCTCAGACCAGAGGCACTCGAGCGTGCAGCCAAGATGAAGTGCCAAACTAATGAAGGAACTATGGAGCGGCCAAAAAGGGGAGGGGGGGCGAAACGTCCACAAACAGGAGCTGGCAAAAAGGACATGCCCCAAATGGGCCAGACGATAAGATTCACCCAAGTCTGCCTGTCGCTCGTCCTTTTCCTTATTCCTTCCATTCCATTGCAATAATCAAGCGAATTGTCGCTTGTCAAAATGTTTGAATAGTCAAAAGTTTCGGAATTTATATttcacgttttttttttgctgtttttgttgtttttgtcctGCGGCACAGTTGAGCGGCGATAGCTTGGACTTTTGAAgtgaaattttattaaaatcgaTGGTAAAACTGAAAAGTTCTGCCAAATGACTCTCGTTAAACATTTAGTTTGGTTACTCGAAAGATGCACTCgagaaataaaagtttttgtttgtacTTCGACTTTATGGTGCTATCGCAATTTATAATCAACTTTTGGTATTACAGCTCAgtacataattatttttaatatttactaaaatataatattagctagtatttatgcaattaaatttaacttttatgcTGCATTTTTCACAATTATTCTCATTTACTTACGTACGATAAAGAAGAAACTATCTTTGCAGTCAATCGGTCTTTTTTTTCCAGAATCGCTTAAGTTTTTTCTGATTGGATAAACTTTACCAGTTGCACTGGCAAAAAAGCAGTTTAATTATGCGCGCTTTTCAACTTTTCATTAAGAACTTGTCAAGGAGCTATCAACTTGTCAGGCAGCCATCGAAGGGCTGCTCAATCTGCCGGGGAGCCGATCATTTCCGGAACGAGAAGGTAAAGCCAGATGAGCCCCCGGATATCCGGCGTTGGATGTGGACGGTGAAAAGGCCCGTGggccttttgtttgtttattttagcCCCCTCACAAattcttaattaaatttcgcaCTGGCCTTCTGGGCCGGACTTTGGCTGGTCTTAACTGGCCTATGAGGCGGCggcttaaatatatatttttcgaaaatcatTTTTCCTCTTATTAATTCCCTttttgctgctactgctgctactggtgctgctgctgggaaacaaagcgaaaactttttgcataGTTTTCCCAGCGAGCTTAGCCCTACCGTTAGTTTATTACGCCATTGTTGGTGCTGCGTCTTTTCtctattagttttattttattttatttcatttcgttttttcttgctttttattattgttgtttacTTAGTTCGGTGCTATTGTCTAGGCGCTTCTTGTAATATTTTTCCTTCAGCCACCGGccaccggccacgcccaccggaATCTTGGCTGCGGACGATAATTTCGCcgctttgtttttttgggcggCGTGGCGCGTGGATTTTCCGTGCAACGCGTAAGTGGATCACGCGCACACTAACTTGGCTAAGGATACAGGACACAGCTttgaatgtatgtatgtatatatacgagtataaaaGTATATCCCTGGCCGAGAAAACGGCGCCAATACAATGCCCATGATGACGACACGAACGAAAGAGGCTTGGGACTCGTAGTGGCTTTTTCTTGAATAGAACACAATTTTCTGTGCATTTGATTACAAAAGGGATTCATGTGCTTAACTGAAGGCACAATGCCCGGAATGTTCAACTCATTTTATGCCCCTTTGTGGCGTACACTTTCCCTCTTTCTTCGCTCCGCCAGtactcggattcggatttggatccGGAATCCATCAATGCAGCACTCAAGGATGGTGGATGGGGCTTTGGGGTTTCCAAATTAAAAGGGGCAACTGGCTGATCAGATTTTCTCCAATCAATATCTAGTAAGCTGTTGCGATGATGAAGTTTTTGGGAAATAGGTCAACGctctacaaatattttcatttttacatactataaaatcaataaaaaccTTTATAAATTGCATTCCTAGGACTACAATTTAATACTAAATTTCTTCAATAACAGA from Drosophila yakuba strain Tai18E2 chromosome 3L, Prin_Dyak_Tai18E2_2.1, whole genome shotgun sequence carries:
- the LOC6533771 gene encoding gustatory receptor 68a, producing the protein MKIFQDIWPISWPSQILAILPFYSRDVEDSFRLGGLGRWYGRLVALIMLLSSLTLGKDVLFASKEYRLVASAQGDTEEINRTIETLLCIISYTMVVLSSVQNASRHFHALRDIAKIDEFLLAYGFRENYSCRHLAILVTSGAAGVLAVAFYYIHYRSGIGLKRQIILLVIYFLQLLYSTLLALYLRTLMMNLTKRIVFLNQKLDTFNLHMDNWRELSNLIEVLCKFRYITENINCVAGVSLLFYFGFSFYTVTNQSYLAFATLTAGSLRSKEEVADTIGLSCIWVLAETITMTAICSACDCLASEVNGTAQILARIYGKSRQFQNLIDKFLTKSIKQDLQFTAYGFFSIDNSTLFKIFSAVTTYLVILIQFKQLEDSKVEDISPA